In Indicator indicator isolate 239-I01 chromosome 28, UM_Iind_1.1, whole genome shotgun sequence, the genomic stretch TACCCTCCAGGCTGAAGCAGGGACTGTTAACTAACACGGCCTTTAACAGGTAACAGTTAATGCCACAGGCAGAGAATGCTAGGACATTAAGGAGCCTTTTTTCAACAAACTAACACAGACATTAGAGTAGGAGCAACAAGgatggctgctgagctgctcccctGCTCCACTGGCAAGACACTGCAGGTTTTCCCCTCTGCTTATCTTACTTTGTCCTGGAACACCTCAGCTCGCTGCAGCTGCTTGCGAAGGCTGTAAATGGTGTTCAGCAGCTCCCGGCGCTCTTCCAGCATCTGGCTGCAGTCATTCTCCAAAGTCTCACTGGAGAGGCTCTTCTCCAAATTCTGTTCCCTGGCAACCTGCTGGACAGGacaaaaaaaagtgagataCAGCAGCCATCTAACTGCATAGtaagtctcttctcacagaccTACAAGCTCTATTAGACACAGGAGGAGGTGGCCAGGAACAACCCACACGGTCTTGAGTGCAGCCTCATCGCTGCCCTGGCTGCTACAGATAATTGCTTCTCAGGAGTCCACTTCCAACCACTCTCACCAACCTGGAGAGTGTTCTCCAGCTCCTGATTCTTGGCCAAGAGCAACTGCTTCTCCTGCTGGATCTCCCACACCACCTCATGGCTCGGGCGCTGCTCCATGGCGTGTTTCAGTTTCATGCTGTGCTTACGCTCCAGCCGGCAGTCATCCTCAGCCTTCATCAGGCTGTGCTTCAGGCGATCGATCTGCAGGAAGGTTCAGAGCTCATCAGGATCAGAGAGAAAGCTCtggcagcaaaagcagctcttcctcccttccccagacAAAACATGAGACAAGTTTCTCTCCAGCCTTGTCTTCCTCAGGATGCTGTGGTGACCAGAGTCCTGCCTGTGTGCTAAATGGATACATGCTGCTCTTGTGAGGGAGCCCAGTCTTGAATGAGAGGAAGACTTAAATCTCTACAGCATAACTTGTGACACATGGGGCCTGCTGAGCTAGGCACCACCAAGACATGCCACCAGCTAGAGAAGATGCATAGAACCTCATGCTGGACTGGCGCAGACCACGCTGAGCAAAGACAAGTCTGgtgcacagcacagccttccagggATCAGACAGGAAGAGGGAAGCTTTGGAAAAGGTTGCCTAACCTCCAGCACCAGGTCGCGGTTCTTTATGAGGGCAGCGCTCTTCTCCTCGCTCTGCTTGGCATAGCTCATTGCCAGGCTGTAGTTCTCGTCCTTGCACTTCCGCAGCTCTTTGCTCAGGctgtccctctcctctttcaTCTTCTGTGCCCTCTCCTGGTGCttgtggagcaggctgtccctcaCCCACATCTCTCTGATGGTGTCCTCTTTGCTGTGCAGCCACTCGGTGAGGTCCTGCACCTTCCGCCGCTCCTCCTGCACCGTGCTCTGCAGCTTCATGATCTCGTTCATCAGGAGCTGGCTCAGGCTGGACTCCCCAGCAGTGTCTGTTTGGTGGGCAGGTGTCAGCCCctgctgtcctgtctgctccccagcagcacctaCAGGAGGGGCTCCCACCCACCTATCACTGCAGCTCAGGACCATGACATGCCATGCACAAGCACACAAACCCTGAAGGGGTCTGATCAGCTTCCCCCCTGCTCTGTACCCTTTCATGTCACAGTttcccctgacagagcaggcagaaggaactgatccttctgcttcttccacCCTTCTAGCTCCAGTCTGTGATGCCAGCAGGGCCATTCTGTCCAGAACCCTTCAAACCACACAGAGTAACCTCCTGACTCTGCTCACCAGAGTTGGGGAGAGGCAAAAGGGGAGGTGAATCCCACCTTAATTTGCACAGCACACCAAAGAGCAGAAGCATTACCTATAATCGTAGAGAAAACCCTACTGGGCTCCTTGCCAGTTATTTTCTTGTACAGTTGTGGATAATAAAGCTCAAGACTTTCCAGAAATGCCTCAAACCCCTTGTGTCCTGTTCGCTGAAGAATGTCCAGAAGAACGCctgaaacaacagcaacagGATGAATATTCTGTGAGTTTATTGCTTTCCCTGTTTCTAACATGACAAAAAAATTGCTCCACTTTTTCCACATGCAGATTAAAGTCCCTGGGATTAAATCCCCCCAGCTAATCCTAACCACCCATTACTACACAGAAACATTTTAACCATGAAAGAACAGTTAAAACTTAACCCTTGTACCTAGCACCTACTCAAAAAGGAGATCTCAGAAGAGCACTTTCTGTTACCCTGCTGATAATTACACAAAAGGGGAGTTAAAACAAAGCACCATGGCAGTTTCTGCAGCTCAAGGCTCCTCTTCCATATACCAAAGGCAAACATAGGGAAAAAAGGAGCACTGGTGTAAGAACTCTGCACAAAACTagagaggcagcagggacaAGCCTAAGAGAGCCTGGACTAAAAAGACTTTGAGCTCAGTTTCCTACTTTGGCTAGAAATACTCTGTACCAAATCAAGGCCAGGggggttgctttttttctgtgctgcagtttcacaATCTGGAAAACAGGGGAAAtaatatttattctttttttcttcctctctcaaTGACCCTCAGTAATTTATCTGTAAGAGTTAATCCAATCCAAAAGATGTACTAATAGCAGAACGCAGTCTTCATTCTCTCTGTCTGGAAGAAGCCCAGGACTGTAAAGAACAGTCACAAAGAGTTTACTTCATGTGCTGCCAGCATTCCCTCAAACCCCAGAAGATAGGAACAAGGGACAATAAATGTGAATTCAGCCTGGAAATCTCCCTCTGCAAAATTACTACACTAGAAAAGCCTTGTGGGGGAAAGCCAAGCAACTCCTACCCTTATTGTAATCAA encodes the following:
- the CARD9 gene encoding caspase recruitment domain-containing protein 9, yielding MLEEDKDEACWNDLEKFRVKLISVIDPCRLTPYLRQCKVISHDDEEQVLNDPSLVMRKRKAGVLLDILQRTGHKGFEAFLESLELYYPQLYKKITGKEPSRVFSTIIDTAGESSLSQLLMNEIMKLQSTVQEERRKVQDLTEWLHSKEDTIREMWVRDSLLHKHQERAQKMKEERDSLSKELRKCKDENYSLAMSYAKQSEEKSAALIKNRDLVLEIDRLKHSLMKAEDDCRLERKHSMKLKHAMEQRPSHEVVWEIQQEKQLLLAKNQELENTLQVAREQNLEKSLSSETLENDCSQMLEERRELLNTIYSLRKQLQRAEVFQDKYAEEKEMLELQCTSLRKDSQMYKRRIEAVLQQMEEVASERDQALLTREQFYTQYSKSLVERDAHRKQIRELGERCDELQLQLFQKESQLLATEAKLKRLQLELPTPTSDLDDTSSRDSQELTLHGHPDEDTQPTKKDYPEGQPQQFNAGENSLPPKSPSECGLANEDLAEKERRRMKDCFERYRRSGL